One stretch of Juglans microcarpa x Juglans regia isolate MS1-56 chromosome 3D, Jm3101_v1.0, whole genome shotgun sequence DNA includes these proteins:
- the LOC121255814 gene encoding homeobox-leucine zipper protein ATHB-13-like isoform X2: MAFFPANFMLQAPHEDHDIQHPTSLNPILSSCTPQEFHGKRSLSFSGVELGEEGNGEDDLSDDGSQVGEKKRRLNMEQVKTLEKNFELGNKLEPERKMQLARALGLQPRQIAIWFQNRRARWKTKQLEKDYDLLKRQFEAVKADNDVLQAQNQKLQAEILAVKNREPTESINLNKETEGSSSNRSENSSEIKLEISRTPAIDSPLSTQAITSRPLFPSSVRPPGVAQLFQNSSRPDLQCQKMDQIVKEESLSNMFCGMDDQSAFWPWLEQHHFN, from the exons ATGGCCTTCTTCCCAGCAAATTTCATGTTACAAGCCCCTCATGAAGATCATGACATACAGCATCCCACTTCTCTCAATCCAATCCTATCCTCATGCACACCTCAAGAATTTCATG GAAAGAGATCCCTGTCATTTTCAGGTGTTGAGTTGGGCGAAGAAGGTAATGGGGAGGATGATTTGTCTGACGACGGGTCACAGGTAggggagaagaagaggaggctTAACATGGAGCAGGTGAAGACCCTTGAGAAGAACTTTGAGTTGGGGAACAAGCTTGAGCCAGAAAGAAAAATGCAGTTGGCTAGGGCTCTAGGACTGCAGCCAAGACAGATAGCTATATGGTTCCAAAATAGAAGGGCAAGGTGGAAGACTAAGCAGTTAGAGAAAGATTATGATCTTCTTAAGAGACAGTTTGAAGCAGTCAAAGCAGACAATGATGTTCTCCAAGCTCAGAACCAAAAACTTCAAGCAGAG ATATTGGCAGTAAAAAATAGAGAACCAACAGAatcaatcaacctcaataaaGAAACTGAAGGTTCCAGCAGTAATAGAAGCGAGAACAGCTCCGAGATTAAGTTGGAAATATCGAGGACACCAGCCATTGACAGCCCTTTATCCACTCAAGCAATTACCAGCAGACCTCTCTTTCCATCCTCTGTAAGGCCTCCAGGTGTGGCTCAGCTCTTCCAAAACTCGTCAAGACCCGACCTCCAATGCCAGAAGATGGATCAAATAGTCAAAGAAGAAAGTCTAAGCAACATGTTCTGCGGCATGGATGATCAATCCGCGTTCTGGCCGTGGTTGGAGCAGCATCATTTCAACTGA
- the LOC121255814 gene encoding homeobox-leucine zipper protein ATHB-13-like isoform X1, producing the protein MAFFPANFMLQAPHEDHDIQHPTSLNPILSSCTPQEFHGVASFLGKRSLSFSGVELGEEGNGEDDLSDDGSQVGEKKRRLNMEQVKTLEKNFELGNKLEPERKMQLARALGLQPRQIAIWFQNRRARWKTKQLEKDYDLLKRQFEAVKADNDVLQAQNQKLQAEILAVKNREPTESINLNKETEGSSSNRSENSSEIKLEISRTPAIDSPLSTQAITSRPLFPSSVRPPGVAQLFQNSSRPDLQCQKMDQIVKEESLSNMFCGMDDQSAFWPWLEQHHFN; encoded by the exons ATGGCCTTCTTCCCAGCAAATTTCATGTTACAAGCCCCTCATGAAGATCATGACATACAGCATCCCACTTCTCTCAATCCAATCCTATCCTCATGCACACCTCAAGAATTTCATG GGGTTGCATCGTTTCTAGGAAAGAGATCCCTGTCATTTTCAGGTGTTGAGTTGGGCGAAGAAGGTAATGGGGAGGATGATTTGTCTGACGACGGGTCACAGGTAggggagaagaagaggaggctTAACATGGAGCAGGTGAAGACCCTTGAGAAGAACTTTGAGTTGGGGAACAAGCTTGAGCCAGAAAGAAAAATGCAGTTGGCTAGGGCTCTAGGACTGCAGCCAAGACAGATAGCTATATGGTTCCAAAATAGAAGGGCAAGGTGGAAGACTAAGCAGTTAGAGAAAGATTATGATCTTCTTAAGAGACAGTTTGAAGCAGTCAAAGCAGACAATGATGTTCTCCAAGCTCAGAACCAAAAACTTCAAGCAGAG ATATTGGCAGTAAAAAATAGAGAACCAACAGAatcaatcaacctcaataaaGAAACTGAAGGTTCCAGCAGTAATAGAAGCGAGAACAGCTCCGAGATTAAGTTGGAAATATCGAGGACACCAGCCATTGACAGCCCTTTATCCACTCAAGCAATTACCAGCAGACCTCTCTTTCCATCCTCTGTAAGGCCTCCAGGTGTGGCTCAGCTCTTCCAAAACTCGTCAAGACCCGACCTCCAATGCCAGAAGATGGATCAAATAGTCAAAGAAGAAAGTCTAAGCAACATGTTCTGCGGCATGGATGATCAATCCGCGTTCTGGCCGTGGTTGGAGCAGCATCATTTCAACTGA
- the LOC121255781 gene encoding uncharacterized protein LOC121255781 — MASTQILSPTSSSTAITTAISLTPHYLHSFSKLPFPGFASKNYRPITKLHVSSPTNQPSVTAAATTSKKPTEETIFFDGGAHYGDLLANLLLGFTLLWLPLTLAAVSRAFFLRYRFTNLRVTVISGLTGQDRSDFSYTVIKDVQVVPRFIGEWGDIVITLKDGTKVDLRSVPKFREIAKYCLAMAEKPVDLKERGKPKGF, encoded by the coding sequence ATGGCCTCCACCCAAATTCTCTCAcccacctcctcctccaccgCCATCACCACCGCCATCTCTCTGACACCTCATTACCTCCACTCCTTCTCCAAATTACCCTTCCCTGGCTTCGCTTCCAAAAACTACAGACCAATAACCAAGCTCCACGTCTCCTCCCCTACCAACCAGCCCAGCGTAACCGCCGCCGCCACCACCTCCAAAAAGCCCACCGAGGAAACCATCTTCTTCGACGGAGGAGCCCACTACGGTGACCTTTTAGCCAACCTTCTTCTGGGTTTCACTCTGCTATGGCTACCTTTGACTCTTGCAGCGGTTTCAAGGGCCTTTTTTTTGAGGTACAGGTTCACCAACCTGCGGGTGACGGTTATTTCGGGTTTGACGGGTCAGGATCGGAGTGATTTCTCGTACACTGTGATAAAGGATGTTCAGGTGGTGCCACGCTTCATCGGTGAGTGGGGTGACATTGTCATTACTCTAAAGGATGGTACCAAGGTGGACCTCAGGAGCGTGCCTAAGTTCAGAGAAATTGCCAAGTATTGCCTCGCCATGGCCGAGAAGCCTGTGGATTTGAAGGAAAGAGGGAAGCCTAAAGGGTTTTAG